One genomic segment of Salmo trutta chromosome 8, fSalTru1.1, whole genome shotgun sequence includes these proteins:
- the rwdd gene encoding RWD domain-containing protein 4 — protein MTANEDQEMELEALRSIYEGDECFKEVSPVSFQFRIGEHDDSKAFILDISWPEMYPETAPEISLDGFFNKKISSETKQLIISGLEEQVEANLGTAMMYTLFEWAKDNQEALMENHQAVVTAVTLTSNSDLNAPAKKKEKKEQLTKSQKRKITCRTDNKGELPRGWDWVDVIKHLSRTGGKEED, from the exons atgaCTGCCAACGAGGATCAAGAG ATGGAGTTAGAAGCACTTCGTTCTATATACGAGGGGGATGAGTGCTTCAAGGAAGTCAGCCCGGTTTCATTTCAGTTTAGG ATAGGAGAACATGATGACTCCAAAGCGTTCATTCTGGATATTTCATGGCCTGAGATGTATCCTGAAACGGCACCTGAAATTTCTCTAGATGGctttttcaacaaaaaaat ATCTTCAGAGACCAAGCAGCTGATCATCTCTGGGTTGGAGGAGCAGGTGGAGGCCAACCTGGGCACTGCCATGATGTACACCCTGTTCGAGTGGGCCAAAGACAACCAGGAAGCTCTGATGGAGAACCACCAAGCCGTGGTCACTGCCGTG ACGTTGACATCCAACAGTGATCTCAACGCCCCAGCcaagaagaaagagaagaaggaACAGCTGACCAAATCACAGAAGAGGAAGATAACATGTAGAACTG ATAACAAGGGGGAACTCCCTAGAGGCTGGGACTGGGTCGATGTCATCAAG CAT TTGAGCAGAACAGGCGGTAAAGAGGAAGACTAG